The DNA sequence tcaagccccgcatcagctctcttctcagcagggagtctgctccccacccccccccaccctgcgcctgcctctctgcctacttgtgatctctctctgtcaaataaataaaatcttaaaaaaaaaaaaacaattcaaatcCTCTTTGCAGAAAACATACAtgtacggggcacctgggtggctcagtgggttaaagcctctgccttcggctcaggtcatggtcccagtatcctgggatcaagccccgcatccggctctctgttcagcagggagcctgcttcctcctctctctctctctctctctctctgcctgcctctctgcctaattgtgatctgtcaaataaataaaatcttaaaaaaaaaaaagaaaaaagaaagaacgaaaacgtacatgtacatatatgcataATTTTGGAACCCATCACAGAGAGTTCAAGGACTACCAAAGATCTTCTATGAATCTGTTCTGAATCAAATTGAATTTGCTATTATGGGATCAATCAGAGACATCAGTAAAATGCAATCAACTTTTAGAACTAAGAAAACATGGCCTCCTAAACAacctacttattttttaatctcaaaggcacttaaaatttttaaattttatttatttgagaggataAAGAATGAGGGGGggtggggatgcagaggaagaagcagactccccgctaaccagggaaccagacatggggctcaatcccaggacccggagatcatgactcAGGCgtaaggcagacactcaaccaactgagccaccaaggcgccccagcACTTAggattttgaatatatttgtttttccttctttactaTGACTTCTGGGATGACTGGAGTTAAATTTGTAGTCCGCCTTTAGTAAGTGGCCAGGCAATTACTGCAGGCATTTTGTATAGTAATCTTACCCATGACTTCATCTTAATTTCTCTCCccttattttcccatttcccctGAGTTTTTAGTccagttatactttttttttttttaatttgacagagaaagagatcacaagtaggcagagagagagagagaggaggaagcaggctgcccactgaacagagagcccgatgtggggctcaatcccaggaccctgagatcatgacctgagccaaaggcagagccttaactcactgagccacccaggcacccccttagtCCAGTTTTAATAATGTTTTAGGGTATCAATGACTCACACCCTTGAGGCCTATTGCAAATACACAGTATGAAAAAAATCCCCCTTAAACTCAGGATGCAGATGTTTTAGCATATATATCGCGGCAGGgttttcttaaaaatggaattcattactaatatttaaaaatcccaacatttcacaaaaaaatccagatttcagatgtctctgggaaaaaaatgtaacaagtTCTTATCTCCCTGGGCCAGCATGCAAGTGGGATCAGTCCTGAGCAGTAACTGTGGTCTCCGAGGGTCACAGTTCTCACACATCCATTTTGCTCTATATACATTTTGTCTATATACTACCTGAGAGGTCCGGGGGTGACTTCagaaagaggtacaaacttcaggattctgcaaacacacacacacgctttttCTTAATCTCCAAAAGGGCTGGACAGGCAACAGGCACAATTCCCTCTTCAAACCTTCACCGGACTTCTCCTCTGCGCTAGGCTTAACCGGTAGGCGATTAAAGAGAGGCTGAAATCTGAGTCCTGGTTGACTTCTCAGGGCTCGAACCACTGCCACTAGAACAAGGTGTGCTCAAGCGAGCTACACAAAGTTACGGTTTGAACCCACAGCAGAACGGTACTTAGCGCAGAGTATTTACTAAGTAATCTAAGCTGGGTTGCTCTAAATTAGACACTTGTCTAAGCAAACCGCCGCCTGTGCGGAGGAGAAAGGGCAGGAAGACAAAGTCACGTCTCGGCTCGGGACTGAATCCCAAGCATCAGAGCTCCCAAACCAGCCCCACTCTCCGAGGATGTTCGCGTTTCCGGAGCAACCGCCAGGTCCCTCCCCCCTTAGCTCCGCCCCCAGCAGGCTTTCCCGCCAAAGGCCGTTAACACCGCAGAGCATTGTGGGACAAGACTCAAGGCTAGGTTTCACCCAATGCATTCAAGGCGCGGActtgttttaaaaagagactcATTCCCGGAAAAACTATCTTTTAAGGCTCGTCAGGGATTAGTTACCCCTCTAAGGAGgaatctgtgtttaatttttaccAAACGGATAGTCAATTCGCTTGCAAACCACTCTGCCAATCGGGAACGCGAGGAACTTTTTTCTCCCTTCGCGCGGAGGGTGACGTTGCGCATGCGTGAGCGTACCTTTCGCGGCACCCGTTACGCTCTTGCGCGTGCGTACTGAGATCGAATAGCTGCTTCCTCccgcttctcttcctccctccccccatatCCGTGCGCCGAGCTGATAAAGGCGCCATTTTGGAGGGGCCGCGGGAGACGTGGTGTCGCTGCGGGCTTGCTCTGCCGTGCGCTAGGCTTGGTGGGAAGGCCTGTGCTCGAGTCCGCGCTTTTCGTCGCCGCCATGTCGGGAGGTGGTGTGATTCGTGGCCCGGCAGGGAACAACGATTGCCGCATCTACGTGGGTAACTTACCTCCAGACATCCGAACCAAGGACATTGAGGACGTGTTCTACAAATACGGTGCTATCCGCGACATCGATCTCAAGAATCGCCGCGGAGGACCGCCCTTCGCCTTCGTTGAGTTCGAGGACCCTCGGTGAGGCGGCCCGGGGCTTGCCGTCTTGAGGCAATAAGTTGGAGTACTTGGGGAAGGCCTTGATACAGAGAATGGGGAGGTGGGCTCTTAGGTTGGGGGTAAGACGATATCGCCCATGCAGGAACCGAGTAAGGAGCCGAGTCGCGGTGTTTTTTCTGGTGGCTGGGCCCACGGACGTCCCCAGAGCGGACTCTCCGTCTCGGAGCGGGAAACTGAGGCGCCGAGGGCTGGTGTAGTGGTCGGGAGCCTGGCGTGcttctgggtgggggaggggccattCCTATTATGCAGCGCATGTGGGCTCTTCCACGCTGGGTGCGCATGTGCGGGGGCCGCTAGTTCCTGACTGAGTTAGCGGCCCCTCCCGGGCCTTATTCTTAAATAAATCTCTTGCTTTCTATGATCACGCAGAGACGCGGAAGACGCGGTGTATGGTCGCGACGGCTATGATTACGATGGATACCGTCTGCGGGTGGAGTTTCCTCGAAGCGGCCGTGGTACAGGCCGAGGCGGCGGCGGGGGTGGAGGTGGCGGGGCTCCCCGAGGCCGCTATGGCCCCCCGTCCAGGCGTTCTGAAAACAGAGTGGTTGTCTCCGGTGAGTTTATTGTTCGTGAGGGGTGTTGAGAAGGGACAGGAACCACTTTTAAGTTTCTCCTTGAGTGACCAGTTTTGACCAATTCAAGTTTTTGTGGTACGTCGTAAATTACTTAAGTTTCTTGGGTGAATTTAGTAAACGAAGATTACCGTAGTGGAGATGACGCCAATATACTACTTATTTAATTTACCATTAGGTTGGATACCTAGAATATGAAGATTTTGACATAATTTTTGGACTTCGGATTCCAGGATTTTAATGAACTGCTCTTTACCTAGGACCGTGAactaatcatttattttaaagtagtccTTGTTCTAGTGTAAATTTATGTTTAATGCGAAATGTAGGGTGATTGGtattgaaaaaatacttttttaggaCTGCCTCCAAGTGGAAGCTGGCAGGATTTAAAGGATCACATGCGTGAAGCAGGTGATGTATGTTATGCTGATGTTTACCGAGATGGCACTGGTGTCGTGGAGTTTGTACGGAAAGAAGATATGACCTATGCAGTTCGAAAACTGGATAACACTAAGTTTAGATCTCATGAGGTAGGTTttacatttactcttttttttggCCAGAATTGGATACAGTGGTCTAAACAGTGGAATTTGAAGGTAAGATTCAGGCAAGGGTGTCCAAGTAAAGTACCAGATTCCTGGTTTTAGTTACGTTGTATTCGTTCAGCATGCCTGAAGACAGGTGAAAGCTTAGATCTTTCAATCGAAAGTTCTGTCTATTCAATAGGGAGAAACTGCCTACATCCGGGTTAAAGTTGATGGGCCCAGAAGTCCAAGTTATGGAAGATCACGCTCTCGAAGCCGTAGTCGTAGCAGAAGCCGTAGCAGAAGCAACAGCAGGAGTCGCAGTTACTCCCCAAGGAGAAGCAGAGGATCACCACGCTATTCTCCCCGTCATAGCAGATCTCGCTCTCGTACATAAGATGATTGGTGACACTTTTTGTAGAACCCATGTTGTATACAGTTTTCCTTTACTCAGtacaatcttttcattttttaattcaaactgTTTTGTTCAGAATGGGCTAAAGTGTTGAATTGCATTCTTGTGTAATATCCCCTTGCTCCTAACATCTACATTCCCCTCATGTctgataaattgtattttaagtGATGTCATAGACAGGATTGTTTAAATTTAGTTAACTCTCCATGCTCTTCAGACTGTGATATTGTGTAAATGTCTATTCTGCTCTGGTTTGTGTGAACTGGGATGTTGGGGGTGTTTGTGGTTATCTTACCTGGGGAAGTTCTTATGTTTATCttgcttttcatgtgtctttctgTAGACATATCTGAAGAGATGGATTAAGAATGCTTTGGATTAAGGATTGTGGAGCACATTTCAATCATTTTAGGATTGTCAAAAGGAGGATTGAGGAGGATCAGATCAATAATGGAGGCAATGGTATGACTCCAAGTGCTATTGTCACAGATGAAATTGGCAGTATTGACCTTATACTAAAAGGCAAGGGTTGaaagtgattatatatatatatacatctacc is a window from the Neovison vison isolate M4711 chromosome 5, ASM_NN_V1, whole genome shotgun sequence genome containing:
- the SRSF1 gene encoding serine/arginine-rich splicing factor 1, which translates into the protein MSGGGVIRGPAGNNDCRIYVGNLPPDIRTKDIEDVFYKYGAIRDIDLKNRRGGPPFAFVEFEDPRDAEDAVYGRDGYDYDGYRLRVEFPRSGRGTGRGGGGGGGGGAPRGRYGPPSRRSENRVVVSGLPPSGSWQDLKDHMREAGDVCYADVYRDGTGVVEFVRKEDMTYAVRKLDNTKFRSHEGETAYIRVKVDGPRSPSYGRSRSRSRSRSRSRSRSNSRSRSYSPRRSRGSPRYSPRHSRSRSRT